From Grus americana isolate bGruAme1 chromosome 11, bGruAme1.mat, whole genome shotgun sequence, a single genomic window includes:
- the IHO1 gene encoding interactor of HORMAD1 protein 1 produces MVSKPWSLNEEEQKGVGRFSGGESGEEELYGTDPTQDYYQEQKISSSAKRLYCTLKKCVRKAPNKFSIRSSAPSDYSSLSDSQLLFGSQFCLENVQSAAAPLELGTQVGQHNSQDSEPSIFTKYQTKPQLFDEDTKEKGLLNFGAGRVKSVLENFEVNKNKIKDKYDREVLSTFISSIKDRLQGLQACLDKFGEMFDSRNKSILVYLETISKTLQDALQSHCGSVLKALTDKSQMEQALLEMERRLAAKDVELLDVKSSVQLLKEGLESLPAQLSDQHLKLCEELGFLKLPNALAELHTLISSARLPPHMADNSSQTSPGPCAPLGEENVCWPCCRGRGGCSSSGRSQPPCMAVGEQHRDSPVRNQVAGDDSTSPGDLNTASGGKVSPIATAVCGRENTSLQEVKYGLETESCAKHLCICCTNSHFLGSSQKKHCPVPQEVPLPTPRRKAVRRGTRGFEPMTPSQQRQPQVCHLSVQKDMPGRRNNNWAADREVENAAVGSKAKQRPGRIPWNKAMGRKKTCPVMRKGELSRCADGGLKQRKANGIIELESSRKNCFPRYTVALHLGSSDPVSAASNQQIQPRLTKNFPPVPCSNKSLQQLADKRKRSLEIKRRANVSSVKRNLLDSSPQENIFSLCSTAGEKQMSCSTFQSPAASKKPHSVNSLAEQNTACCSLVFDSDYSD; encoded by the exons ATGGTTTCCAAG CCCTGGTCACTAAATGAGGAGGAGCAGAAAGGGGTTGGGAGATTTTCTGGAGGGGAATCAGGGGAAGAGGAACTTTATGGCACTGACCCTACTCAAGATTACTACCAGGAGCAAAAGATCTCTTCTTCGGCAAAGAGGCTTTACTGCACTTTGAAGAAATGTGTCAGGAAGGC GCCTAATAAGTTTTCCATCCGGAGCAGCGCTCCTAGTGACTACTCAAGTTTGAGCGATTCTCAGCTGCTCTTCGGCTCCCAGTTCTGCCTGGAGAATGTGCAGTCGGCAGCGGCGCCGCTGGAGCTGGGCACACAAGTGGGACAGCACAACTCCCAGGAC AGCGAGCCCAGTATTTTTACCAAATACCAGACAAAACCACAGTTATTTGATgaagatacaaaagaaaaaggtttgcTTAATTTTGGTGCAGGAAGAGTGAAAAGTGTCTTGGAAAATTTTGAAGTgaataagaacaaaataaaggaCAAATATGATCG tgagGTTTTAAGCACCTTTATTTCCAGTATCAAAGACAGGCTTCAAGGG CTGCAAGCATGCTTGGACAAGTTTGGAGAAATGTTTGATTCAAGAAACAAATCCATTTTGGTTtacctggaaaccatttccaagACAC TGCAAGATGCTCTTCAAAGTCACTGTGGCTCGGTGCTGAAAGCTCTGACAGATAAAAGCCAAATGGAGCAGGCACTGCTGGAGATGGAGAGGAGACTTGCAGCC AAAGACGTGGAACTTTTGGATGTGAAATCCAGTGtccagctgctgaaggagggtcTGGAGTCGCTGCCAGCTCAGCTGAGTGATCAGCACCTGAAGCTGTGTGAAGAACTAGGCTTCCTGAAGCTCCCTAATGCCTTAGCTGAGCTGCACACGCTCATTTCCAGCGCCAGACTCCCTCCTCACATGGCAGATAACTCTTCCCAGACCTCCCCTGGCCCATGTGCTCCTCTGGGTGAGGAGAACGTGTGCTGGCCGtgctgccggggcagggggggttgcAGCTCCTCGGGTCGGTCTCAGCCCCCCTGCATGGCAGTGGGGGAGCAGCACAGAGACTCCCCTGTGAGGAACCAGGTGGCTGGGGATGACAGCACATCTCCAGGTGACCTAAACACAGCTTCAGGAGGGAAAGTCAGCCCCATTGCTACAGCGGTGTGTGGCAGAGAAAACACTTCTTTGCAGGAGGTGAAATATGGTTTGGAAACAGAGAGCTGTGCTAAGCATCTTTGCATATGCTGCACTAACAGCCATTTTTTGGGGAGCAGTCAGAAGAAACACTGTCCTGTACCACAGGAGGTGCCTCTACCAACTCCACGGAGGAAGGCAGTCAGGAGAGGCACCAGAGGATTTGAACCCATGACACCGTCACAACAGAGGCAGCCTCAAGTTTGCCACCTTTCTGTACAAAAAGATATGCCTGGGCGAAGAAATAATAACTGGGCTGCCGACCGTGAGGTGGAGAACGCAGCTGTAGGGAGCAAAGCGAAACAGAGGCCTGGAAGGATCCCCTGGAATAAAGCaatggggaggaagaaaacatgcCCTGTTATGAGAAAAGGCGAGCTCTCTCGATGTGCCGATGGCGGGCTGAAGCAAAGGAAGGCAAATGGGATTATTGAGTTGGAAAGCTCcagaaaaaattgctttcccAGATACACGGTTGCTCTCCATTTGGGAAGCTCTGACCCAGTTTCTGCAGCCTCCAATCAGCAGATCCAGCCAAGGCTTACAAAGAATTTCCCGCCAGTGCCATGCTCCAATAAAAGCCTGCAACAACTTGcagacaaaagaaagagaagtttggaaattaaaagaagagCGAATGTTTCCAGTGTAAAAAGGAATCTCTTGGATTCCTCTCCCCAGGAGAATATATTTTCCCTGTGTAGCACAGCAGGTGAAAAGCAGATGAGCTGCTCCACTTTCCAAAGCCCTGCAGCCTCCAAGAAACCACATTCTGTCAATTCACTGGCTGAGCAGAATACAGCCTGTTGCTCTTTAGTTTTTGATAGTGATTATTCTGATTGA